The following coding sequences lie in one Vanacampus margaritifer isolate UIUO_Vmar chromosome 16, RoL_Vmar_1.0, whole genome shotgun sequence genomic window:
- the ccdc90b gene encoding coiled-coil domain-containing protein 90B, mitochondrial, with translation MNTLLRRWTLRRIPKWRDLHVGTSLATFDVRKVELTPLEQRKLTFDSHAMVSELASSGLDKRQAELIVSALVTLTTANMDIVYKDMVTKSHQEIALQQIMAHLDAIRKDMVILEKSDFANLRSENIKMKRELEQLHNRLKEESEKVRAETKLDINLERSRVSDMFTEQDRKLMETNTEFHQKRAELEHDNMETSKKMDLRVASLKTVLESLKLETIRYLAATVFSCLAIALGVYRLWR, from the exons ATGAACACATTGTTGCGGCGCTGGACGCTGCGGCGGATCCCAAAGTGGAGAG ATCTCCATGTTGGCACCTCTTTGGCGACTTTTGACGTGAGAAAAGTCGAATTAACTCCTCTGGAGCAGCGAAAGCTCACGTTCGATTCACATGCCATGGTGTCGGAGCTGGCGAGTAGTG GTTTGGACAAACGGCAGGCCGAGCTGATCGTCTCCGCTCTGGTGACGTTGACGACGGCCAACATGGACATTGTATACAAAGACATGGTGACCAAGTCGCATCAG GAAATCGCGCTGCAGCAGATTATGGCCCACCTGGACGCCATTCGGAAGGATATGGTGATTCTGGAGAAGAGCGACTTTGCCAACCTGCGCTCTGAGAACATA AAGATGAAGCGAGAACTGGAGCAACTGCATAACCGACTAAAG GAGGAGAGTGAGAAAGTCCGGGCGGAAACCAAACTGGACATCAACCTGGAGAGAAGCCGCGTTTCTGACATG TTCACAGAACAGGACAGGAAACTAATGGAGACCAACACAGAGTTCCATCAAAag AGAGCCGAGCTCGAACATGACAACATGGAGACCAGCAAGAAGATGGACCTGCGAGTGGCTTCGCTCAAAACAGTTCTGGAGTCACTCAAGCTGGAGACTATTCGCTATTTAGCAg CGACGGTGTTTTCCTGCCTAGCTATCGCTCTGGGGGTTTACCGGCTGTGGAGGTAA
- the alg8 gene encoding dolichyl pyrophosphate Glc1Man9GlcNAc2 alpha-1,3-glucosyltransferase produces MAATAMNRESWFPSLALGVSLLKALFINSYHSTDFEVHRNWLAITHSLPVSRWYHENTSEWTLDYPPLFAWFEFGLSHVARHFDSKMLAVDNLNYASPATVLFQRLSVIFTDMLFIYAARECCRCVRDRKGTRDIFNRPSFVLAVLLLWNFGLLIVDHIHFQYNGFLFGFLLLSVAKHLRSQHLQGALLFSILLNLKHIYLYVAPAYGVFLLRSFCFTQDNLDGSIKWTSFSPFRLLALGSIVAAVCSLSFGPFIAMGQLPQVLSRLFPFKRGLCHAYWAPNVWALYNVLDKSLTTVGVRLKFLNETTLPQASMTGGLVQEFQHSVLPSVTPSVTVICTLLSILPALASIWWRPRGADGFLRCLLVCALASFTFGWHVHEKAILIAILPLSLLAVESREDAGIFLLLSTTGHYSLFPLLFTPAELPIKCALMLMFTIFSFAALRKLHSGRVSLLHTLEVVYLSGLVVVAVACEFVFPLSPWQQKLPFLPLLATSVYAALGVCYSFLRLYVTLLRQDSGKSKQL; encoded by the exons ATGGCGGCCACCGCGATGAACAGAGAGAGCTGGTTTCCATCGTTAGCTCTGGGAGTTTCCCTGCTCAAAGCTCTGTTCATCAACTCCTA TCACTCTACGGACTTTGAGGTGCACAGGAACTGGTTGGCCATCACACACAGTTTGCCAGTGTCCCGATGGTATCATGAG AACACATCAGAGTGGACGCTGGACTACCCGCCGCTATTCGCCTGGTTTGAGTTTGGCCTTTCCCACGTCGCTCGGCACTTTGACAGCAAGATGTTGGCGGTGGACAACCTGAACTACGCCAGTCCGGCTACCGTCCTCTTTCAGAGGCTCTCGGTCATCTTCACAGACATGCTTTTTATCTACGCTGCCAGAGA GTGCTGCAGGTGCGTCCGTGATCGGAAAGGAACTCGGGACATCTTTAATCGTCCATCTTTTGTCTTGGCTGTGCTGCTGCTCTGGAACTTTGGCCTTCTCATTGTGGATC atattcattttcagtacaaCGGCTTCCTCTTTGGCTTCCTGCTGCTGTCCGTCGCCAAACACCTGCGG TCTCAGCACTTGCAGGGGGCGCTGCTTTTCTCCATCCTACTCAACCTGAAGCACATCTACCTGTACGTAGCACCGGCATACGGCGTCTTCCTGCTGAGGAGCTTCTGCTTCACACAAGACAACCTTG ACGGCTCCATCAAGTGGACGAGCTTCAGCCCGTTTCGCCTGCTCGCCCTCGGCAGCATCGTGGCGGCCGTGTGCTCTCTTTCCTTCGGCCCGTTTATTGCCATG GGTCAGCTTCCTCAGGTGCTGTCCCGCCTCTTCCCCTTCAAGCGAGGCCTCTGTCACGCCTACTGGGCGCCAAACGTGTGGGCCCTTTACAACGTTCTGGATAAAAGCCTGACCACTGTAG GTGTTCGTTTGAAGTTTCTGAACGAGACGACGCTCCCTCAGGCCTCCATGACGGGCGGGTTGGTTCAGGAGTTCCAGCACTCGGTTCTCCCTTCCGTGACTCCGTCCGTCACGGTCATCTGCACTCTGCTGTCTATCCTG CCGGCATTGGCGTCCATCTGGTGGCGCCCTCGCGGCGCTGACGGGTTCCTGCGCTGTCTTCTGGTTTGCGCGCTCGCCTCCTTCACGTTCGGCTGGCACGTCCACGAGAAAGCCATCCTCATCGCCATCCTGCCTCTCAG TCTGCTGGCAGTCGAGAGCAGAGAGGATGCTGGGATCTTCTTGCTTCTCAGCACAACGGGCCATTACTCGCTGTTTCCGCTGCTTTTCACACCAGCAG agCTGCCCATCAAATGTGCCCTGATGCTGATGTTCACCATCTTCTCTTTCGCTGCTCTGAGGAAACTCCACAG CGGGCGGGTGTCTTTGCTTCACACCCTGGAGGTGGTCTACCTGTCAGGTCTGGTCGTGGTGGCCGTCGCCTGCGAGTTTGTCTTTCCGCTGTCGCCGTGGCAACAGAAGCTGCCCTTTTTGCCGCTGCTGGCCACGTCCGTGTACGCCGCATTGGGCGTCTGCTACTCATTCTTGCGACTCTATGTCACGCTGCTGCGACAGGACAGCGGGAAATCCAAACAGCTGTGA